GTCGCAGACCTCACGCTGGTTTCGCGGCGGTCGTCGACAATGTTTCTGTGCCGCACGGGGAGGCTTTCTGCAGCGGCTCTGGATCAAGCTTTGAAGTCAACGGGTTCGTTTCTAGTGCGAGTCAAAAGACTGAGGGACGTCACTGTGACATTACGCAAGGGGAACACGTTTCAGCGATAccggtgtttctgtgtgtccgTCGGAGGCGTCGACACAACTCTTGCGCACCTggggaaacaacaacaaccggACACGCAGCCCGCCCAGACTCGGGACTCGTCGTGTGCTTTACACTGGGAACACTTGGACCGAGTGGCTACTGTAGCCGTGAGTCTCTCCAAGCGCGTGCAAAGTGAAGGCGGTTATGTAGATGTTATCACGCAGCCGCTCGAGCACACTAACAGGCGCCACAGGGGAGAGCCCGTGGGTCATGGTTTGTTTACAGGTAACTGGCGGGTTTCCAGTCCACTCTGCTCCACGGGGACAATGCAGACCAGAGGCTTATCCACGAAGAAGAGCAGCGAGGAGCAGACAGCTGACAACAAAGGGGTAATTTACACAGTTCATCTCGAGTGTTTGTCTAACCCCAGTGACCAGTTAACAAGAGCGCACAGGTCCCAGTCTGTGTCCACACACACTGCTCAACTAGCAGGGGAAAACCGTGCAAATGTCCCGGAACCGGTGCCGCCCGCAGTTAACCTCAAAACCATCAAATATGCAAAGAGCTGCCTGCCTGGGCCTCGTCATGTAAGCGGGCAGGCTTGTTATACAACACCACCATGACGCGCTCAGCTGTGTGGGCTGTCTACTGTTGCAGGGAATTCACAGTCGTCCATGTATAATTGATCTGTCTTCACGAGTTGAATGTGAGGTAGCAGAGGTGTTGTTTACAGAGCCGAGAGAGAGAGCACATGCTGATTCACTGCTCAACAGGCTTACAGACACCTGACAGGACAGGGAACTCATTCTGGCTCTTTCATAGAGAGTCACAGTAAGAATGAGTCACTCTGTCCCTTTATTTGAATAGGATGTAAATGATGTGAGCTCTTTAGTAGCGATGAGTCAACACAGTGAGGTGAAAGAGCTGGAGATATAGTCCCCAGTGTTATGCAGGGTTTGAAGCTTACTCTGAATTACATAAATATTGTGTTAGATAGTTAAATAAGACCAAGATTCTACACCTGCAGCTCTGAGAGGCTGTACTCAGGCACAGTGTTGCTTTGGGCTATATGCTAACACCAGTGTGTTAAAATGCTTATGTTAAGCAGGTTTGCCATGTTCACCATTAGCATGCTATCATCACTTAGCACATAGCACATGagggctcagaggtagagcgtgAAGAAGTGAACATGTAGAGCAGATTGTCCTCCTATCAGAAGATCTGTGGTTCGATGCTCGGCTCCTcgagtctgcatgttgaagtatccttgggcaagatactgaaccccagagCCCCTGATCGGTGTTAAAGAGCATGTGAAAGgttactgagcagcaggtggcacctcaCATTGTAGcttcggccaccagtgtgtgtgtgtgtgtgtgtgtgaatagggGATGAAACGTGTATTGAGCGggcggaagactagaaaggcgctatacaagtgtaGTCCATTTACATAGTACAGATGAGGTTTTGAAGAGATGAGATTACTaacaaaattatttaaattgtgacctgatggtggcactagaAAGTAAGCGGAAAGGCATCTGGATTCATCATCTAGGAACCATAAATATCCAAACCAAACTCCACTGCAGAGCATCCAGTAGTcattgagatattttagtcaggaccaaagtggtggacagaCCAACATACTGCAACCATGGCTCCAAAAACTTTGAATCTAAGTAATATTTGAACAGaaactcaaaaataaaacagcagctcCTTTCTTGGAATTAGAGAACATTTTATTTAGAACTAGACTGATGCATATTAACCAATATCTGCTTATTGCAGGCATCACGTTGACACTGATGTTGGCCCAATGAGGAACAAGGAATTGCTGCATAGATGtgcaaaaaatgtttgagataGTGATCGGCAGTATGACCAAAAAAATGGTATAGGGACAATTCACATAATCACAGGAAAACATAAAGAACCAAGGTTTAAAAAGGTCATATGTAGTGCTTTAATCTGAAGATAGATTATAGCCAATATGAATGATTAATTCTCTCTTCAATATGCACTTCTCTAATGAACACAACTGAAATCCTGAATGACAAAAGTCATTTAATGAATTGGCAAACTGGATTCAGGCGGATTCAGTCGCTTGCAAGTCCCTTAAAAAAGGCTGCCTTCAATTTACTGCAtgtatttaatttgtatttaatgCATTTGCCGTACTCATTGGACAGTTGGAGATCAAAATCGACACAGCAAACCAAAGATACCCgtttttattccacatattaaaaacCTGGTGCCTATATTACTCACAGTGCAATGAGTTACACAAGTCGGGATGTCCTGATCCTGGCCATATTGATCTATATGGATGTTTTTACTCATAAAACTTTCAAGCACAGCAACTCTCCAACTCTCCGTCTCATCTAGAATAGCAAAAGTACATAagactgtttgtttatttatgttatttaccAAAGTTATAAGCACTCTTTGCATTTCAGCTCAGAGTGAGAGTCTCTTGCCGTCATCTCTGGCGCATAGTGCTTCCCCGCCCTGCTCAGAGGAGAGACGGACAGCGCTAAAGTGCTGATGACAACCACACTCACCACGTCACTGCAAATGCAATAAAAGACCATGAGCAAAAAGCCTATATGAGttatatattaatttaattggcttacaaaatgtacagacgacaaaaataaacactacaaaaaaaacagttcagGCGAGGCGACACGGATGCAACAAACACCAGAGAATactctcttaaagggatagaGAAACTTTCTTGAGACAGTGGCAAAGGTCGAAGAGAGGGTTTTGATTTTATCCTTAATAGTGCACTGCATTAGCTTCTCAATTTGACAACTGAACTGACTTGAATAACTGAAAGTACTTGATCACTGTATTATATagagaaaatgcaaaaattggATCCGGACTCCGGTATCAGTAGATATTCTATATTAAATGGCTTGGATCAGGAttggtggttaaaaaaaaaaggaccttCATAGGGGCAACCCAAATACTAAGAAAGGCTGGCGTAGCCTCAAGCCTCTAGCTTAAAGCAGACATGAGGAGTGCGCTCCAGAGGTCTGATATCTGAGCTCACTTCTTTGTAACTCCACACCCTcagattgttttcattttttaacttgTCCTCTTTGGCCCAACAAACACAACGATTTATCACATGTTACGCAGCTCGTTCTCGAGCCACAGCTGGCTTTACACAAATGTTTTTGCCATTATTTGGTTCAATTTGACTTCTTTTTCAGACTGGTCACTTTTTAGTTTCTGCTGGAGCCTCTGACAGGAGGGATTCACCACTTCACCATTTCCCTCccactctgtctgtgtttgtgtgccactgtgactttgcatgtgttttcttGCCTCTGAAAAGCTGTTATCAGACACAGCAGACCCACTGTTCCCCTCCTATACAACCTCCCTGGCACAACTCCCCTTGGCCGCTCGCTCACATGACCCTCCCACGCTGCTGcctgcctttacttttagctCGGCCCTGGCTCGCCTCTGAAAGGCAAAAGGCCTGCACCCTCGCCCCCTCTGGCCTTTCTATTGTCCATTGTTGGCAAGTCAGTGAATACGTCACCAAAACTAAGGCTGTATCCAGGGGGGGCTTGGGACGAAATTTAGCAAGACAAATTGCAGGGAAGAGAAAAGTTCAGCTTGTTTTTCTCCTGCTCCCTTCTTCTTCGTCCTCATTGTTTCTGCCTTCTTGATTAATCGTCTGACTCAGGCTCACAAAGGAAGACAGTCTGAAGAAAGAATAATGTCAGCGCAGCAAAAAAAAGGCACAGAGGGATATGAATGAAAGTTACTGTATGTTAGGCCAAATGGCAATGAATGGATTGCCAGCTAAATCTGCCTCTCACAGTTCCAACTTTAAGAAAAGATTTCAGGTTAAGACAACCATGAAGTTACTGTACACAAGGacccacacatttttaccaatgaATTTTACAGGCCATTACTGAACACACACTTCCCAGGTATTTGTAGATAAGCAAACAGCTAGCGCTTGCTAACTTCACTCAATCATTTCCGCCACCAACTACCTTCTTATGCCAATAGATCAGACCAACACCTAAGGGTAGGCTACTTCAGAAAACCGCAAGGCCCCTCCCGTTTTGGGGGAATATAAAACGGGTGTTTGTATTATAATTTTAACAAGTTTGTATGAAGTTTCTCATTAAACAAAAGTTTGTCTTATGGGCGTGTCTAGTAATTGTTTTGCGACCTTGCCTGAATGTGAGCGGAGCATACGCAATACTTCAATAAATTAAGGCTGATAGCATCATGTCCCGTCAGGCTTCCTCTATCCAAGTCGATCAATGACCCAACACACTGGCTGAAATTGCCTATCTATACATGTGAAGACATCTGGATGTCTGATGATTTAATCAAATTGGTGACAATATGTCCTTGATTGTCACCAGGTATCACTGAGCTAACCGGTGTCTGTAAATAACCAACTTGTTAAAAGTTAACTGTTGATCTACAGACTGAGATATAGTTAAAGTTtgatgctgcagcagcctccTACTCaagcctaacattagctatcCATTGGTAGTAACTGTCACCATTATCacttagagcagtggttcccaactggtgggttgtgggtccattTTTAATGGACTGCAAGGGACATGAGAACATGtcaagtgtgtaaaaaaaacacccattaTTTTTTAAGTACAGCACAGCACAAGCTTTGAGTGTGAATACAatgagtgaataacagacagctacttaacagagacagcaaactggctCGATGACAAGGCTAAACCCAAGTATGTTGCTGATTTTATCAAACTTCGTAGACCTTGAAAGAATGACCAAGGAGAAACCTGGACTCCGTGGCTGaactagttgggaaccactgatttagagaTATACCACACTGATGGTGAATAGTCACACATCTTATGTGCCTCAAATCCCAGTGTGAAAGCCTCGGTTTGCCTGCTACAAAACAGCTTTTCAgcattttcctgtttctctccctATGTGGCAGCGCACTTGTTTCTCCCAAAATGGGGTATGGCCTTGGTGATGATACAATGCTGGTCTGGTCAATGTGTATGTAGTGATAGATTCGATACTAATGACGTTTTAATTGTCACACAGTTCAGCACTAGATTTTAACGAGGAACATACTTCACTTAACCTTAGACATGTTTggtaatttcattttaattaacattAGAAGCAATAGCTACAACAAAATACAGGGTTtctacaaaatttcaaaacctttccatgacttttcaagaaCTCATAATAAAAATTTGTTGTCTTGCCCCACTTGCCAGGCATTTTCCTAACAAATCAGATTCAAACTTACTCAAACATAAGTCCAGCTACCTGGCATACATGAAGACAGAGAGGGTACGCAGGCAGAAAATTAAGAAATGTatgtgatggtaaacaaaataaTGTCACTGCATATGAGAGCAATGTTATGTCGAGagctacaaaaaataaatctgccaCTATGCTGCCTCACATGGAATCTTATCCACTGAAGATCACTGTAAcactttcattacacacaacaaattcCATGAACCTTACAGGCTTggaaaatgtgactgtgaaatTCCACGTTTTCCATGACTGTAGAAACCCTGAATATATATTCAAAACATCCTGTTAATTCCACACCAttcccaggcctggaaaacCGTTCGTCTAATTTCATAACCTTTCCTGGACTTTAATGACTGTGGGAACGCTGTGTATGTGTCAAGGAAGCACTTTGAGGCCCTGCGGCACTCAGCAAGTTTGAACTTATTGTTGAACATGTGGAAGTTACAGAACAAGTTACCAAACTTGTACAATAAATATGCCGTTGCACACATTTAAGCTACGCAACCACACAGTTCAGTGGAGTGCTTTACATTTTCAGTCCTACATCTAGAGTTTTACTTAGAGAAAACTactgtttgttttacatttgagTGGATGATTTTACATGTTTTGCAAGATCTAAAGTTACTCTTTTAATGCTTATATCGCCCCAGTTATTTCTGTATTCTTACATCTGCTCATTTCTGCTGGATTATCAGGAAAACTATGCACCTACACACATTTTCCATCAACCTCATCACTTGTTCTGGTCACTGTTAAAGTTGGCCTTGACTTGATAGTCTACCATAATAATGAATTGCCTCTTAAAGTGGTCACTGCAGTATTCTTTGTATTCACTAAGTTGTCTCAGCTTTGTAGGCACAAAGTCAATATTATGTCTAATAATAGACTGATTCCATACAGGCTggagctgcttcctgtttactgtGGGGAGGATTGTGTTTCCTCACAgcagaaatatatatttgtataacTTCTCTGGACACAATGCCCTCTGTTCAGCTGCCCTTTTTACTGTTTCAATTCCAGTTTAACAGCCCGCatcatcaaaatgaaaaaatagcAGGCAATAAAGCTGAAATTATTTTCGGCCCATAATCCCTTAATCATAATAGAAACCTCTAATTAACCTGGAATGGCTCCCCGAGAAGATATTTGGCTATAATTGCATTACAACAGCAGCATGATCAGGCAACAGATTTGTGTCCACAGCACTGGTATCAAAAAATGAATTTTGGCTCTGAATGCTTGGCCATATTTTTGCTTGTTTACTTACAGTTGGTCAGATATTTGCTGATTGAGTCACACTTTTATTCTAACACAGGGCTCTGTTTCAGAAGGctgcatctctttgtgattCAGTATTGATTTTTACTTTAACTCCTGCTGTTCTTTGCTTTTATGAACCATAATTATTTATTATCTTCATTACGACTACAGATGGGAATTGATTCGATTTTATTGACACCTCTGCTTATTGGCCTGATTCTTTATCAATTCCTTTATCGATTCCTGATCATTTTAATATGTGGCAAAAAAAGCAGGCCTACACACTGAGTCTGAACACACTCATTTTACCCTCCCTGTGACTCAAGTGTGAAAGGTGAAGCTGATGTAAGCTGGCTGTACCAacagtctgtctgtcatcatctAACATTAATGAAATGAGagaatatttgtacagcatttgttttcatttaggttTTCTCAGTCATAGAAAAAATCTGCCAGCCTGTGGTGCTTATGTTATTATAACAGGATATTTACCCTCGGTAACCTACGTGTGGATTGTTAAATATGTCATTGCTCGACATAGCTCTgagtagtgactgaaagaatgagatagcggatacaagcggccgaaataaGTCTCCTCCGTAGGGTggttgggctcagccttagagatagggtgaggagcttggacatctggagggagctcggagtagagctgctgctccttcatgtcaaaaggggacagttgaggtggttcgggcatctgatcaggatgcctcctgggtgcctcttgttcgaggtgtttcgggcacaacccactggtaggagaccctggggcagacccagagcaTGATGGAGTGATTACATATCTCATTtagcctgggaacgcctcggggtcccccagaaggagctggaaagcgttgctggggagaggaagtctggggtgctttgcttggcctgctgcccccacgacctggcCCCAGacaagcggatgaaaatggatggatgaatggaatTTAAACTCATGTTGAGTAGACAGATGTTTCAGCATATTGCTAGTGTTTCCACCCATacttgaaatgatcattttacagaTATATCAAGTAGTATTTTTGTCATCTGTCTTCATGAAATGAAGCCTTTAGACcatttcttcctctccacaaTGACTCCTCCTAGTTGCGGGTTTGACGTCATTGTATGCTGCAATGTGAAGCTGTCAGGAA
This region of Epinephelus fuscoguttatus linkage group LG1, E.fuscoguttatus.final_Chr_v1 genomic DNA includes:
- the fam210b gene encoding protein FAM210B, mitochondrial, producing the protein MFLCRTGRLSAAALDQALKSTGSFLVRVKRLRDVTVTLRKGNTFQRYRCFCVSVGGVDTTLAHLGKQQQPDTQPAQTRDSSCALHWEHLDRVATVAVSLSKRVQSEGGYVDVITQPLEHTNRRHRGEPVGHGLFTGNWRVSSPLCSTGTMQTRGLSTKKSSEEQTADNKGDELNVKEASATYSSTTKAPGEPEPEEGKPNKTQQLKKVFKEYGAVGVFFHVGISLMSLGMFYLLISSGIDMAAVLCKVGFSEAVVRSKMAAGTSTFVLAYAIHKLFAPVRISITLVSVPLIVRYFRKTGLFKPPTPAP